The sequence atttggtataccTTCTGCAGCACGAACAAACTTTTACAATCTTGAAAGACCAGAGCTCGGTGTAAAAATGGTTTTTAAGAGCAAAGCTGATTTAATAGCTTCAGTGAAGGATTTTTCTGTTCGGGTTTTGCGACGTGAATATATCGTTGTCCAAAGTTCTCCGACAATTTGGAAGGTCAAATGCAAGAACTGGTCTGAAGGTGGCAATTGTGGGTGGGGACTTCGAGCATCGTTGAAAAAAAGTTTAGGCTACTTCATGATCACAAAATATGGTGATGATCATACATGCATGTCTACCCAAGTCGGTATAGATCACCACAACCTTGACGTAAACATGATAGCCAGTACACTTTTTGGAATCGTGCGTTGTGATCCTGCATACGAGATCAAATATGTGCGAGAAAGTATTAAAGGAAAATATGGGTATGATATATCGTATGCTAAGGCATGGCAGAGTTTGAAACGCGCGGTGGAGGTAATCTATGGCACATGGGAAAGCTCTGTAACTTTTCTTCCTAAATATATGGGAGCTTTGTCGAAGTACAATCCAGGAACTATTGTAGAATGGAAGCATCTTCGACCGTATGACCATccacataaaattttgaactttgtaTTTTGGGCCTTCAAACCATGTATAGATGGTTTCCGACATTGTCGCAACATAATCAGCGTAGACGGTACCCATATGTACACCAAATATAAGCACAAACTACTCATAGCAGTAACTTTGGATGCCAATAACCAGGTTTTACCGCTAGCATTTGCGCTCGTTGACGAAGAAAATTATGAGTCTTGGCATTGGTTCCTCAGTAATGTTGCACGACATGTTACCAGAGGGTGTAGTGGTGTGTGCCTTATATCTGATAGACATGCGGGTATAACAAGTGCAGTGCAAGATCTCCCTGATTTCAAGCCTCCTCGTGGTGTTCATCGTTTTTGTTTGAGGCATGTTTGCTCTAATTTCAACAGTAAGTTCAAAAACATTCACTTGAAAGACTTATGTTGGGAAGCAGGGATACAACACCAAGTAGCAAAATTTAATGCGACAATGGAGGCAATTAGAACAAATAATGCTGCAGCTTTCACGTATTTGTCTAACATTCCAAAAGAAAAATGGTCACTGGCTCATGATGGTGGATGGAGACGAGGGATAATGACGACAAATATGTCTGAGTGTATTAATGGTGTATTGAAAGGGGTTCGACGTCTTCCAATAACTGCAATAGTGGAGCTGACATTACAGCGATGCGTGCACTATTTCATTCAACGGCGAGCGCGAAGTGATAAGATGCTGGAAAAAAATCAACCGTGGACCGACTATGCATACTCTAAATTTGATATGTGGTCAAAAAAGTCAATTGAACATCGAGTAGTAAGATTTGACCAAAGGGATAAAACAGCATCCGTCGCGACAGGAGGAAGACCAGGTCGTCAACATCACGTACAAGCTGTCAACATTTCTACCCGTGATTGCACATGTGGTAAATTCACAATATTTGGGATTCCTTGTTCACATGTTATATGTGCAGCGAAATGGTTTGGTTTAAATCCCGCACAACTTGTACAACCATGGTTTACACTGAGCGAATACGTGAACACATACGATGGAAGATTCTACCCTATTCATGATGAACAATATTGGGATGAACCTACATTCCAATTACAACACAATACTGTTCGTCGACAAAGGAGGCAGGCTGGTAGAGATCGCACGACACGCATAAGAAATGAGATGGATCAACCATCATCGAGGGACAGACAACGTGGGAGGTAAGACATTTATAATAGCGTATTGTACCTTATTTTTACTTAATAACATGTGAGGTTATTTATGTAATTacaaaaaattgtgttttaaaattttatatttaaatttattaataatttttgtacaTTGCAGGTAGGTGCAGGTGACAAGATCGAGTTATGGTGCCACATAGTTATGTTTGTGACGCAGATTTTACATTGTAATAGAAGTAGTAAAAAATTGTATTCAGTGTTGTATTGTCATAAAGATGTTTTACTATCAAGTGTGTTGACTTATTTGActtgatttattaattatacTTATGTTTTCTTAGTACTATAACTTTATCCGTAAATTTATAGTAACAGAATAATAAATCACAATCACTACATTCCAcacttttaaaaaatcaataataatttgtatACACTATCCAAATTCAAATGTTGCAGTAACAACttcaaatgaaattaaaaaaacatacaacAATACGACGTAAGTAACTGTGCATCTCTAAATAAATAGTCAATGACGATGGTAACGATGCCCCCCAGTGCCACACGGTGGTCTTCTAATTACTCTACGTCCTCGACCTAACATCTGTTCAGCATCTCCATGCGTACTTGTTTGGGCTGCAGATGTACTGGTATCGGCAATGTTCCCACCAACGTCATACCCTTCTGTCTCAGAATATTGTTGAAATGGTATGGGCGACGTGTTAAAGGTAGGGCGACTCTCATTCATACCCGGTCGAAAATCACTTTGTAAAAATTGTGTAAAACTACCGACAAATGGAGTGTAGTAACCAGAGTCATACGATGGAAAGCTTGAAACCACAGGCGGAGTAGTGTATGCCATATTTGAAGATGAT comes from Primulina huaijiensis isolate GDHJ02 chromosome 5, ASM1229523v2, whole genome shotgun sequence and encodes:
- the LOC140976268 gene encoding uncharacterized protein, encoding MEAIRTNNAAAFTYLSNIPKEKWSLAHDGGWRRGIMTTNMSECINGVLKGVRRLPITAIVELTLQRCVHYFIQRRARSDKMLEKNQPWTDYAYSKFDMWSKKSIEHRVVRFDQRDKTASVATGGRPGRQHHVQAVNISTRDCTCGKFTIFGIPCSHVICAAKWFGLNPAQLVQPWFTLSEYVNTYDGRFYPIHDEQYWDEPTFQLQHNTVRRQRRQAGRDRTTRIRNEMDQPSSRDRQRGR